From a region of the Nonlabens dokdonensis DSW-6 genome:
- a CDS encoding lmo0937 family membrane protein, with product MRSLLWLVAVICIIGWVLGLLGVIPGLSTGGLFHALIVIAVIVILINIISGRKPL from the coding sequence ATGAGAAGTTTGCTTTGGCTAGTAGCCGTAATTTGTATAATAGGTTGGGTGTTAGGTCTTCTAGGCGTTATCCCAGGACTTTCTACAGGAGGATTGTTTCATGCATTGATCGTTATCGCAGTTATCGTGATTTTAATCAATATCATATCAGGTAGAAAACCATTATAA
- a CDS encoding ATP-binding protein, whose translation MNCSIEELRKIPEFAQVPQDQLDWLRLESNLLGYSKGDFLFKKGEPINNMYLMIEGRVEIKVEQNGQYRHIAFMEPDTIGGTLPYSRATIAQGYGEVIENCKVLAFAKAKFKELTQHYELTESLVHHMTSRVREFTKVNVQQEKMMALGKLSAGLAHELNNPSSAMRRSAIELKKNLSLYPEKFKTVMTMRLTEEQVDPVNETIFSRLESRPENKLSLMERTEQEDDLADWLEEKGVEDGYELAETLVDYCMGIETMEEVYDIIGERDFAGVAAWISNVLTTEKMVNEIEEASQRIEELVTSVKGYTHMDRAPEKTPADVHKGLDNTLIMLKHKLKKNSVEVIKDYCEDCPQPSLYVSEINQVWTNLIDNAIDAMENGGELTIRTYYDKDIFIEIKDTGHGIPEELIDQIFDPFFTTKAIGKGTGMGLEVSQRIIDQHNGRIQVSSSKDGTTFEICLPIA comes from the coding sequence ATGAATTGTAGTATAGAAGAGTTGCGTAAAATTCCTGAATTTGCTCAGGTGCCACAGGATCAACTAGATTGGTTGCGACTAGAAAGTAATCTATTAGGATACAGCAAAGGAGATTTTTTATTTAAAAAGGGAGAGCCTATTAACAATATGTACCTTATGATTGAGGGACGTGTTGAGATTAAAGTAGAGCAAAATGGGCAGTACCGTCATATAGCCTTTATGGAACCAGATACAATAGGTGGTACGCTACCTTATTCTAGGGCGACCATTGCACAAGGATATGGAGAAGTGATTGAAAACTGTAAGGTTCTCGCTTTCGCGAAAGCGAAATTCAAAGAGTTAACCCAACACTATGAGCTGACCGAGTCGCTGGTGCATCACATGACCAGTCGTGTAAGAGAATTTACTAAAGTCAATGTACAGCAAGAAAAGATGATGGCTTTAGGTAAATTAAGTGCTGGCCTTGCTCATGAATTGAATAATCCTAGTAGTGCGATGCGCCGCAGTGCCATTGAGCTAAAGAAAAATTTATCCCTTTATCCTGAAAAGTTTAAAACTGTGATGACCATGAGGCTTACAGAAGAGCAGGTAGATCCAGTTAACGAAACGATTTTTTCACGTCTAGAAAGCAGACCAGAAAATAAGTTATCTCTTATGGAACGCACCGAGCAAGAAGATGATCTGGCAGATTGGTTAGAAGAAAAAGGAGTAGAAGATGGTTATGAGCTTGCAGAAACCTTAGTAGATTATTGCATGGGAATTGAAACTATGGAAGAAGTCTATGACATTATAGGTGAACGGGATTTTGCTGGAGTAGCAGCCTGGATTTCTAATGTACTCACTACAGAAAAAATGGTGAATGAAATAGAAGAAGCCAGCCAGCGCATAGAAGAATTAGTAACTAGTGTAAAAGGCTATACGCACATGGATCGTGCTCCAGAAAAAACTCCAGCCGATGTTCATAAAGGACTGGACAATACGCTCATCATGTTAAAGCATAAGCTTAAGAAAAACAGTGTAGAAGTAATTAAGGACTATTGTGAAGATTGTCCGCAACCATCACTGTATGTTAGTGAGATCAATCAGGTATGGACTAATTTGATAGACAACGCCATAGACGCCATGGAAAATGGTGGTGAGCTTACTATTAGAACCTATTATGACAAAGATATTTTTATTGAAATAAAAGATACGGGACATGGAATTCCAGAGGAATTGATCGATCAGATTTTTGATCCTTTTTTCACTACGAAAGCTATAGGAAAAGGAACTGGAATGGGACTTGAAGTATCGCAACGTATTATAGACCAACATAATGGTAGGATTCAAGTAAGTTCTTCTAAAGATGGAACAACCTTTGAAATTTGCTTACCGATAGCATAA
- a CDS encoding FAD-dependent oxidoreductase, producing the protein MKKPILFALDDDTQVLRAVTRDLKSRYRKDYRILSTESPSEALDALNDLKKKGEVIALFLVDQRMPEMLGVEFLEKALKIFPEAKRVLLTAYSDTDAAIKAINDVNLDYYLTKPWNPPEEKLYPVLDGLLEAWQQNFRPEFDGIKVLGYQYSPLSHKIKDFLTGNLFPFQWLDAETSEKAQEIIDLHKITAADMPVVAFPDGSCMENPSITKLAEALGLNITAKEDVYDVAIIGAGPSGLAAAVYGGSEGLKTLLIEKHAPGGQAGTSSRIENYLGFPNGLSGQELTHRAITQAKRFGIEFLSPREVLNISTKDGYKSLELDNGDCIRTKSVIITTGVNYRKLPAKNVEDYTGAGIYYGSSMTEAKACEDRQVYIVGGGNSAGQSAVYLSNFAKNVYIVIRKPDLTSSMSSYLIEQIDKIDNIEVVGEVNITEIKGENNRLSHVTLESLNGNIQEKEAQALFIFIGNKPYTDWIEMNIMKDKRGFIKTGRDVVLDADYKNSWKKDREPFLLETCEPGIFASGDVRSGAMNRVASAVGEGAMAIKFVHEYLAEI; encoded by the coding sequence ATGAAAAAACCAATTTTATTTGCACTCGACGACGACACGCAGGTTTTAAGAGCGGTGACTCGAGATCTCAAATCCAGATATCGTAAAGACTATCGAATTTTAAGTACGGAAAGTCCTAGTGAAGCTTTAGACGCTCTAAATGATTTAAAGAAAAAAGGAGAAGTTATTGCTTTATTTCTTGTAGATCAACGCATGCCAGAGATGTTAGGAGTAGAATTCCTAGAAAAAGCGTTGAAGATTTTTCCAGAAGCAAAGCGAGTTTTATTAACCGCTTATTCTGATACAGATGCTGCTATAAAAGCAATAAATGATGTCAATTTAGATTATTATTTGACCAAACCGTGGAATCCGCCAGAGGAGAAATTGTATCCTGTTCTTGATGGACTGTTAGAGGCATGGCAACAAAATTTCAGACCAGAATTTGACGGTATTAAAGTATTGGGTTATCAATACTCTCCATTGTCACATAAAATAAAAGATTTCCTGACAGGCAATTTGTTTCCGTTTCAATGGCTGGATGCAGAGACTAGTGAGAAAGCGCAAGAAATAATTGACTTACACAAAATTACTGCGGCAGATATGCCTGTAGTTGCTTTCCCTGACGGCAGTTGTATGGAAAATCCTTCTATTACAAAACTAGCTGAAGCTTTGGGTTTGAACATTACTGCAAAAGAAGATGTCTATGATGTAGCCATTATAGGCGCTGGACCTAGTGGTCTAGCTGCCGCGGTTTATGGTGGCAGTGAAGGCTTAAAGACCTTGTTGATTGAGAAACATGCGCCCGGCGGACAAGCAGGTACAAGTTCTAGAATAGAAAATTATCTAGGTTTTCCTAACGGTTTAAGCGGTCAAGAATTGACGCATCGAGCTATTACACAAGCTAAACGTTTTGGGATTGAATTTCTGAGTCCGCGTGAGGTGTTGAATATATCTACTAAGGACGGTTATAAATCATTAGAATTAGATAATGGTGATTGCATAAGAACAAAATCGGTGATCATTACTACAGGAGTTAATTATAGAAAGTTACCTGCCAAAAACGTTGAAGATTACACAGGAGCAGGAATTTACTATGGCAGCAGTATGACTGAAGCAAAAGCCTGTGAAGACCGTCAGGTTTACATTGTAGGTGGCGGAAATAGTGCCGGGCAAAGCGCTGTTTATTTGAGCAATTTTGCAAAAAACGTTTACATCGTCATCCGTAAACCTGATTTAACAAGTAGTATGTCCAGCTACCTTATTGAGCAGATTGATAAAATCGATAATATAGAAGTTGTAGGAGAAGTAAATATCACTGAGATTAAAGGAGAAAACAATCGGTTGAGTCATGTGACTTTGGAAAGTTTAAACGGTAATATTCAAGAAAAAGAAGCACAAGCTTTATTCATTTTCATAGGGAATAAACCCTATACCGATTGGATAGAAATGAATATTATGAAAGATAAACGTGGCTTTATCAAAACAGGAAGAGATGTGGTACTTGATGCAGATTATAAAAACTCGTGGAAAAAAGATCGCGAACCTTTCTTGTTAGAAACATGCGAGCCAGGAATTTTTGCCAGTGGCGATGTGAGAAGTGGCGCCATGAATCGAGTAGCCAGTGCGGTAGGAGAAGGAGCGATGGCAATTAAGTTTGTTCATGAATACTTGGCGGAGATATAA